A segment of the Prochlorococcus marinus CUG1416 genome:
ACTTGTAATCATAGATTTACTACTAGGAGGAGGGTTTGATGACGATAATAATGATGATCAAGATGGTGGAATGTTAATACCTGCTTACTCAAAATCTAACGCATAGACCCTTTTCGGAAATTTAAATTTTTTAATCCCAAAAGTTTTTAATTTAATGCAAAACTATATTGATACAACTTTTTTCTCCTTGATTATACTCTCTGTTGTAATTATCTCATCTATCTCTTGGCTAGTCTTAAGAACCTTAAAAGAAGGTAGAAAAGCCTTAAAAGAAATAAATCAGGATTCAAAATAAATATGTAATTAATAAAAATGCATCTCAATTCTTTACTTTATATTTGTTTTATATTTTTATTCATTTATATAATGGCATTATTTTGGAGAGACTTACCGAATCAAAAAAAGTAAATAAATAATTAATATTAAATTTGTTGCCTATAAAAATAAATTAAGTTATTAATTTAATATTGGTTCTAATTTTTTTATATAAATGATTAAAGAATCCTCAAATAACCACAATAAAAATTCATACTCAGAAACTACAAATATTGCGAACGAAAACATAATTTGCAAAGATGGATTCTGCTCATTACCAAATCAAAAAGAGATCCCAAAACAAGCTGAAAATAATATGAATTTATTTGATCCTATTTAATAGAAAAAACATTTTCATAAATTGAAGATTAAATTGATATTGTTGAATTCTTTGAATTTAAATTTATGCTTAAAGACTTTTTAAATGCATATCAAGAGTTTTGGGTTAAAGCTACAGACTTCAAAGGATGCACATCGAGATCGAACTGGTGGTTGGTTCAATTAGCTAATCTTATTATTTCTTTGTTAACAATCCCAATATTTTTAAAGATGTTTGGTTTCAATGCTTATGGAATTGTTTGCATTATTCCTCAAATAGCTATTGATATAAGAAGAATTAAAGATTTTGGAAAGGATTGGAAATGGATCTTTATTAATATAGTCCCAATACTCGGGTGGATATTATGGTTTATATGGTTAGGATTCGGAAAGACAGGTGATGGTAAAAATAAAATTTTTGTTTAGAAATAAAAAACTCTAAAAAATAAACTAAATCCTTTCTTATTATGAAATAAATTGATCTTGTTAAAAAACAATATTTTTTTTAATTCACTAATAAAGAGAAATTAAATTAAGTTCATTAACCAGTAACTAAAAAATATTTATAGTTTAAGTTTATATAAAATTTACTCTTCATTTTTTTCTTTTTTTAAAATCTACAAATCTTATTTTGTTTCTTATTGCTATTTGCTTTGCAAGAATTCTAAAAACATGCCATTCGCATTCAGTTAATTTAAGAAACTGATCTAGTGTATATTTATCTTCTTCATCAAAATTATCGAAAACTTCTGAGATAGCAATGCTGTTATTAGAGATAAAATCCTCCGCAACATCTTCTGGATTTTTACCTGAGGCAAAATCCTGAAAAGCCTCATAAGAATTAAGTTCTCTAGTTAACCAATTAAACCATGGTTCATTTTTATTATATTTTTTATTTATGATTTTCTTCATGAAATAATTTTTACTAATTTAATCATTATGAGTTATACATTCTTTGGCAGCTGTACAATTACTCATTTTTATATATTCAATTAAAGATAAACCTTAATTTCTTAGATGTGCATAATAGAAAAATAATGAACTATAAAATTTATTCGATAATAAGTATTTATTACTCATTCTTTATTGTTTGAGATAGCTAAAGTAGAACTTTAATAAAGAACAGTGTCAATCCCATTTTACGACTTCCCTTCATCTCCAATTTTAATCATTGGTGCTCTCGGTATAACAGTAGCAATAGCAGTTTTTTTTGTCGCATATCAAAAATATTTCAATTCACCTTTGAACAAAGAGATTGCAAAAAAGAAAAAAGCCTTAAGT
Coding sequences within it:
- a CDS encoding restriction endonuclease subunit S, coding for MKKIINKKYNKNEPWFNWLTRELNSYEAFQDFASGKNPEDVAEDFISNNSIAISEVFDNFDEEDKYTLDQFLKLTECEWHVFRILAKQIAIRNKIRFVDFKKRKK
- a CDS encoding M protein, whose product is MSIPFYDFPSSPILIIGALGITVAIAVFFVAYQKYFNSPLNKEIAKKKKALSKEKKELNERLEKIEKDLKNL
- a CDS encoding DUF805 domain-containing protein encodes the protein MLKDFLNAYQEFWVKATDFKGCTSRSNWWLVQLANLIISLLTIPIFLKMFGFNAYGIVCIIPQIAIDIRRIKDFGKDWKWIFINIVPILGWILWFIWLGFGKTGDGKNKIFV